The Pantoea nemavictus genome includes a region encoding these proteins:
- the phoB gene encoding phosphate response regulator transcription factor PhoB: MAKRILVVEDEAPIREMLCFVLEQNDYQPIEAEDYDSAIGKLIEPWPDLILLDWMLPGGSGIQFIKHLKREAMTRDIPVMMLTARGEEEDRVRGLEVGADDYITKPFSPKELMARIKAVMRRISPMAVEEVIEMQGLSLDPSSHRVMSETTPLEMGPTEYKLLHFFMTHPERVYSREQLLNHVWGTNVYVEDRTVDVHIRRLRKALELTGHDRMVQTVRGTGYRFSARY, from the coding sequence TCGTGCTGGAACAGAATGATTACCAGCCTATTGAGGCGGAAGATTATGACAGCGCGATTGGTAAGCTGATCGAACCCTGGCCTGATTTAATTCTGCTGGACTGGATGTTGCCCGGTGGCAGCGGGATTCAGTTTATCAAGCATTTGAAGCGCGAAGCCATGACGCGCGACATCCCGGTGATGATGCTGACCGCGCGCGGTGAAGAAGAGGATCGCGTACGTGGTCTGGAAGTGGGCGCGGATGATTACATTACCAAGCCGTTTTCACCGAAAGAGCTGATGGCACGCATTAAAGCGGTGATGCGCCGTATTTCACCGATGGCGGTGGAAGAGGTGATTGAGATGCAGGGTTTGAGCCTCGATCCTTCGTCGCATCGCGTGATGTCCGAAACCACACCGCTGGAGATGGGGCCGACCGAATATAAATTACTGCACTTCTTTATGACGCATCCGGAACGCGTTTACAGCCGCGAACAGCTGCTGAACCACGTCTGGGGCACCAATGTGTATGTCGAAGATCGCACCGTTGACGTGCATATTCGCCGTTTACGCAAAGCGCTGGAGCTGACCGGCCACGATCGCATGGTTCAAACCGTTCGCGGAACAGGGTATCGTTTCTCTGCCCGCTACTAA
- a CDS encoding PstS family phosphate ABC transporter substrate-binding protein, producing the protein MKSLLLSCLLLCAALAHGQQTMLTGNLSSVGSDTLGYLMTLWGEDFSRQSPGVNVQVQAAGSSTAPTALAAGAAQLGAMSRPMQIDERQLFIARYGYPPLAVPVAMDALVVVVNQDNPLPRIAPQQLDALFSITRLCGAQQVPQHWGDLGLKASQWATRSIQRYGRNSASGTWGFFKQQALCKGDFRADVAEFPGSAAVVQAVAATPNSIGYASFGFHLSGVKMLPVVTADGDSVMPDAESIRSGRYPWSRPLYIYVNKAPGKPLPPLVSAFLHQVLSPQGQRRVSEAGYLPLSDNQMAQARAAIEGN; encoded by the coding sequence ATGAAATCGCTGTTGCTCTCCTGCTTGCTGCTTTGCGCTGCTTTAGCGCACGGCCAACAAACTATGCTGACCGGCAATTTGAGCAGCGTCGGCTCGGATACGCTGGGTTATTTGATGACCTTGTGGGGCGAGGATTTCAGCCGCCAGTCACCGGGCGTTAATGTTCAGGTACAGGCGGCGGGATCCTCAACCGCACCCACCGCACTGGCGGCCGGGGCCGCGCAACTGGGCGCGATGAGCCGCCCGATGCAGATCGACGAACGTCAACTCTTTATCGCCCGCTACGGCTATCCGCCGCTTGCGGTGCCGGTGGCGATGGATGCGCTGGTGGTGGTGGTCAATCAGGACAATCCGTTGCCGCGCATCGCGCCGCAACAACTCGATGCTCTGTTTTCCATTACCCGGCTGTGTGGCGCACAGCAGGTGCCGCAGCATTGGGGCGATCTTGGCCTGAAGGCTAGCCAGTGGGCGACGCGCAGCATTCAGCGCTATGGCCGCAACTCGGCTTCGGGAACATGGGGCTTCTTTAAGCAGCAGGCGCTGTGTAAAGGCGATTTCCGTGCCGACGTCGCCGAATTCCCGGGTTCTGCTGCGGTGGTACAAGCGGTTGCCGCCACGCCTAACAGCATCGGTTACGCCAGTTTTGGCTTTCATCTCAGCGGGGTGAAGATGCTGCCGGTGGTGACAGCAGACGGCGACAGCGTGATGCCGGATGCCGAATCGATCCGCAGTGGCCGCTATCCCTGGTCGCGTCCGCTCTATATCTACGTCAATAAAGCGCCCGGCAAACCGTTGCCGCCGCTGGTCAGTGCTTTCCTGCATCAGGTGCTGTCGCCTCAGGGACAGCGACGGGTGAGCGAAGCCGGTTATCTTCCGTTATCGGATAACCAGATGGCACAAGCGCGTGCCGCCATTGAGGGAAATTGA
- the proY gene encoding proline-specific permease ProY has product MQETNKLKRGLSTRHIRFMALGSAIGTGLFYGSADAIRMAGPSVLLAYIIGGAVAYIIMRALGEMSVNNPQASSFSRYAQDYLGPLAGYITGWTYCFEILIVAIADVTAFGIYMGVWFPEVPHWIWVLSVVLIIGAINLMSVKVFGEVEFWFSFFKVATIIIMIIAGFGMIFWGIGNGGQPTGIHNLWTNGGFFAHGIVGMLLSLQMVMFAYGGIEIIGITAGEAEDPKTSIPRAINSVPMRILVFYVGTLFVIMSIYPWNQVGTSGSPFVLTFQHLGIAAAASILNFVVLTASLSAINSDVFGVGRMLHGMAQQGHAPKVFQKVSNRGIPWVTVLVMMLAMLIAVYLNYLMPEKVFLVIASLATFATVWVWIMILLSQIAFRRKIGKQEAGKLQFAMPGGSATAWFGVLFLAFIIGLIGYFPDTRVSLYVGFAWIALLLLAWPLVKKRNS; this is encoded by the coding sequence ATGCAAGAAACCAATAAGCTCAAACGCGGACTGAGCACGCGCCACATCCGTTTTATGGCGCTGGGATCGGCGATTGGAACCGGGCTGTTTTATGGCTCAGCCGATGCCATTAGAATGGCAGGCCCCAGCGTGCTGCTGGCGTACATCATCGGCGGTGCGGTGGCATACATCATCATGCGTGCGCTGGGTGAGATGTCGGTTAACAATCCACAGGCCAGCTCATTCTCGCGCTATGCGCAGGATTATCTCGGCCCGCTGGCAGGTTACATCACCGGCTGGACCTACTGTTTCGAAATCCTGATTGTGGCCATTGCCGACGTGACGGCGTTTGGTATCTATATGGGCGTGTGGTTCCCTGAGGTGCCGCACTGGATTTGGGTGCTGAGCGTGGTGCTGATAATCGGTGCCATCAACCTGATGAGCGTGAAGGTGTTTGGCGAAGTGGAGTTTTGGTTCTCCTTCTTTAAAGTCGCCACCATCATCATCATGATCATCGCCGGCTTCGGCATGATTTTCTGGGGCATCGGCAACGGTGGACAACCGACGGGCATTCACAATCTGTGGACCAACGGTGGCTTCTTCGCGCACGGCATTGTCGGCATGCTGCTTTCGCTGCAGATGGTGATGTTTGCCTACGGCGGCATTGAGATTATCGGTATTACTGCCGGTGAAGCCGAAGATCCGAAGACCTCCATTCCGCGTGCTATCAACTCAGTGCCGATGCGTATTCTGGTGTTCTACGTCGGTACGCTGTTCGTGATTATGTCGATCTATCCGTGGAACCAGGTGGGGACGTCCGGCAGCCCGTTCGTACTCACTTTCCAGCATTTAGGCATTGCTGCGGCGGCATCGATCCTTAACTTCGTGGTGCTGACGGCTTCGTTGTCAGCGATTAACAGCGATGTGTTTGGTGTGGGCCGTATGTTGCACGGTATGGCGCAGCAGGGCCATGCGCCGAAAGTGTTCCAGAAGGTATCCAATCGCGGCATTCCGTGGGTGACGGTTTTAGTGATGATGCTGGCGATGCTGATCGCGGTATATCTCAACTACCTGATGCCGGAAAAAGTGTTCCTGGTCATCGCCTCATTGGCCACCTTTGCCACCGTTTGGGTGTGGATCATGATTCTGCTGTCGCAGATTGCGTTCCGCCGCAAGATTGGCAAACAGGAAGCCGGTAAGTTGCAGTTTGCTATGCCGGGCGGCAGCGCGACCGCGTGGTTCGGCGTGCTGTTCCTGGCGTTTATCATCGGATTGATTGGTTACTTCCCGGATACCCGCGTGTCGCTGTACGTGGGCTTTGCGTGGATTGCGCTGCTGTTGCTGGCGTGGCCGCTGGTGAAAAAGCGTAACAGCTGA
- a CDS encoding histidine-type phosphatase translates to MIARLFIASLLWLLNAPVHAEDRYQLEKVVEISRHGVRPPTPGNRKEIEAATERAWPRWNTADGELTGHGYAAVVNKGRWQGEHYRQLGLLRAGCPTAGEIYVRASPLQRTRATAAALVDGAFPGCGVQVHSVEGDVDPLFQSDKLPFAQLDPAQENAAISAKAGNLAELQHDLQPEIQQLKQAVCTADCAFFDRPWQLKQTKSGHTYVQGLSVLASMVETLRLGWSENLPLSQLAWGNITSAQQISALLPLLTANYDLSNDVAYIAQRRGSILLDAVVKGLDNSADSPDAHWLLLVAHDTNIAMLRTLINFSWQLPGYARGNIPPGSSLVFERWRDTTSNARFLRVYFQAQSLDDLRHLTPIDQTHALLREEWHQQNCRVTDVGTLCPYQSTLQQFNQAIDHHALTSITYPQL, encoded by the coding sequence ATGATTGCTCGCCTGTTTATCGCTAGCCTGCTGTGGCTGCTAAACGCACCGGTTCACGCCGAAGATCGCTATCAGCTGGAAAAAGTGGTGGAGATTAGCCGCCACGGCGTGCGTCCGCCAACGCCGGGTAATCGTAAAGAGATCGAAGCGGCGACGGAACGCGCCTGGCCGCGCTGGAATACCGCCGATGGTGAGTTGACCGGCCACGGTTATGCGGCGGTGGTCAATAAAGGCCGCTGGCAAGGCGAACATTATCGCCAGCTCGGTCTGTTACGCGCCGGTTGCCCCACTGCCGGAGAGATTTACGTGCGCGCCAGCCCGCTACAGCGCACGCGTGCCACCGCCGCAGCGCTGGTGGATGGCGCCTTCCCCGGCTGCGGTGTGCAGGTCCACTCGGTTGAGGGCGATGTCGATCCGTTGTTCCAGAGTGACAAACTGCCGTTTGCGCAGCTCGATCCGGCGCAGGAAAACGCGGCCATTTCTGCCAAAGCGGGCAATCTGGCTGAGCTACAACATGATTTACAGCCGGAAATTCAGCAGTTGAAGCAAGCGGTGTGCACTGCCGACTGCGCCTTTTTCGATCGTCCGTGGCAGCTCAAGCAGACTAAAAGCGGCCATACCTATGTGCAGGGCCTGAGCGTGCTGGCCAGCATGGTAGAAACGCTGCGGCTCGGCTGGAGCGAAAACCTGCCGCTTAGCCAGCTGGCATGGGGGAATATTACCTCCGCACAGCAGATTAGCGCCCTGCTGCCGCTGCTCACCGCCAACTACGATCTCAGTAATGATGTTGCTTATATTGCGCAAAGACGCGGTTCAATACTGCTGGATGCGGTAGTTAAAGGTTTAGACAACAGCGCTGACTCACCCGACGCGCACTGGCTACTGCTAGTAGCACACGACACCAATATCGCCATGCTACGCACGCTGATCAATTTTAGCTGGCAGTTGCCGGGCTATGCCCGCGGCAATATTCCACCCGGCAGCAGTCTGGTGTTTGAACGCTGGCGCGATACCACCAGCAACGCGCGCTTCCTGCGCGTCTATTTCCAGGCACAAAGCCTGGATGATCTGCGCCATCTCACGCCGATCGATCAAACCCATGCGCTATTGCGTGAAGAGTGGCATCAGCAAAATTGTCGCGTAACCGATGTTGGCACGCTGTGTCCTTATCAATCGACGCTACAGCAGTTTAATCAGGCTATCGATCATCACGCGTTAACCTCAATAACGTATCCCCAACTCTAA
- the phoR gene encoding phosphate regulon sensor histidine kinase PhoR, translating to MLERLSWKRLLTELALVCLPALVLGLLFGYLPWLLLIAVTGVMFWHFKNLMRLSHWLWVDRSMTPPTGRGSWEPLFYGLYQMQLRNRRRRRELGNLIKRFRSGAESLPDAVVLTTEEGTIFWCNGLAQQHLGLRWPEDNGQNILNLLRYPEFSRYIRQRKFDTPLTQILNNQHHMEFRVMPYSEGQWLMVARDVTQMHQLEGARRNFFANVSHELRTPLTVLQGYLEMMDDSVMNERTRSKALHTMQEQTRRMDSLVKQLLTLSRIEAAPAIDLKETVDVPGMLLLLQREAETLSQGRHTIHFHTDPHLKVFGNDEQLRSAISNLVYNAVNHTPEGTRIDISWLRTQQGAQFKVCDDGPGISEQHLPRLTERFYRVDKARSRATGGSGLGLAIVKHALGHHNARLEITSVPHQETCFSFLLPPRLIVANVIQERVN from the coding sequence GTGCTGGAACGACTCTCCTGGAAGAGACTGTTGACCGAGCTGGCGCTGGTCTGTTTACCTGCGCTGGTGCTCGGTCTGTTGTTCGGCTATCTGCCGTGGTTGCTGCTGATTGCGGTGACCGGTGTGATGTTTTGGCACTTCAAAAACCTGATGCGTCTGTCGCACTGGCTGTGGGTCGATCGTTCGATGACGCCGCCAACCGGACGCGGCAGCTGGGAACCGCTGTTTTACGGTTTGTATCAGATGCAGCTGCGCAATCGGCGCCGTCGCCGGGAGCTGGGCAATCTGATCAAACGTTTCCGCAGCGGCGCTGAATCGCTGCCGGATGCGGTGGTGCTGACCACCGAAGAGGGCACCATTTTCTGGTGTAATGGTTTGGCGCAGCAGCATCTCGGCTTGCGCTGGCCGGAGGATAACGGCCAGAACATCCTGAACTTACTGCGTTATCCTGAATTCTCCCGCTATATCCGCCAGCGTAAATTTGATACGCCGCTAACGCAGATCCTCAATAATCAGCATCATATGGAATTCCGCGTCATGCCTTACAGCGAAGGGCAGTGGCTGATGGTGGCGCGTGATGTCACCCAGATGCACCAGCTTGAGGGCGCGCGACGTAATTTCTTCGCCAACGTCAGTCATGAACTGCGCACGCCGCTCACCGTGCTGCAGGGTTATCTGGAAATGATGGATGATTCGGTGATGAACGAGCGCACGCGCAGTAAAGCGTTGCACACCATGCAGGAGCAGACGCGGCGCATGGACAGCCTGGTGAAGCAACTGCTGACTTTGTCGCGTATCGAAGCGGCACCGGCCATCGACCTGAAAGAGACGGTGGATGTACCGGGCATGCTGCTGCTGCTGCAGCGTGAAGCGGAAACCCTGAGCCAGGGACGCCACACCATCCATTTCCATACCGATCCGCATCTCAAAGTGTTCGGCAATGATGAACAGCTGCGCAGCGCCATTTCCAACCTGGTTTACAACGCGGTGAATCACACGCCGGAGGGCACGCGCATCGACATCAGCTGGTTGCGCACCCAACAAGGCGCGCAGTTTAAAGTGTGTGATGACGGACCCGGCATCAGCGAGCAGCACTTGCCGCGCCTGACCGAACGCTTCTATCGGGTAGATAAAGCGCGCTCACGCGCCACTGGCGGCAGCGGATTGGGGCTGGCGATTGTGAAGCATGCGCTTGGCCATCACAACGCGCGATTGGAGATCACCAGCGTGCCGCATCAGGAAACCTGTTTCAGTTTTCTTCTGCCGCCACGGTTGATTGTGGCTAACGTGATTCAAGAGCGAGTTAACTAA
- a CDS encoding cobalamin-independent methionine synthase II family protein: MSRHSPFRADTVGSFLRPAAIKQAREQFAKGDINADQLRQVEDREIRHVVEQQRANGLQIVTDGEFRRAWWHFDFFGDLHGVELFEADQGIQFNGVQTKAHGVKVTGKVAFNPNHPMLDHFRFLQSIAGDAVAKMTIPSPSVLHFRGGRKVIDATVYPDLKAYFADLAQTYKDAIKAFYDAGCRYLQLDDTVWAYLCSSDQQQQIRERGEDPQELARIYAEVLNTALEGKPADLTVGLHVCRGNFRSTWISEGGYEPVAEVLFGGVNIDAFYLEYDNERSGGFEPLRFLKPGHQQVVLGLITTKTGELEDAEQVKARLQEAAQYVSLDQICLSPQCGFASTEEGNSLSEEQQWQKIRLVVEIARTVW; encoded by the coding sequence ATGTCACGTCATTCCCCATTCCGTGCCGATACCGTTGGCAGTTTCCTGCGTCCCGCCGCCATTAAACAGGCGCGCGAGCAGTTCGCGAAAGGCGATATCAATGCTGACCAGCTGCGTCAGGTTGAAGATCGCGAAATCCGTCACGTTGTCGAGCAGCAGCGCGCCAACGGTCTGCAGATCGTTACCGATGGTGAGTTCCGTCGTGCCTGGTGGCACTTCGATTTCTTCGGCGATCTGCATGGCGTAGAGCTGTTCGAAGCCGATCAGGGCATTCAGTTCAACGGCGTACAGACCAAAGCGCACGGCGTGAAAGTCACGGGTAAAGTGGCCTTCAACCCGAATCACCCGATGCTCGATCACTTCCGCTTCCTGCAAAGCATTGCCGGTGATGCGGTGGCGAAGATGACGATTCCAAGCCCAAGCGTGCTGCACTTCCGCGGTGGCCGTAAGGTGATTGATGCGACGGTTTATCCCGATCTGAAAGCGTATTTTGCCGATCTGGCGCAAACCTATAAAGACGCCATTAAGGCGTTTTATGATGCGGGCTGCCGCTATCTGCAACTGGATGACACGGTGTGGGCCTACCTGTGCTCAAGCGATCAGCAGCAGCAGATCCGCGAGCGTGGCGAAGATCCGCAGGAACTGGCGCGCATCTATGCTGAGGTGCTGAATACGGCGCTGGAGGGGAAACCTGCCGATCTGACCGTGGGTCTGCATGTGTGTCGCGGTAACTTCCGTTCTACCTGGATTTCCGAAGGTGGCTATGAGCCGGTTGCGGAAGTGCTGTTTGGCGGCGTGAATATCGACGCCTTCTACCTTGAGTACGACAACGAGCGCTCAGGTGGCTTCGAGCCGCTGCGCTTCCTCAAGCCGGGTCATCAGCAGGTGGTGCTGGGTCTGATCACCACTAAAACCGGTGAGCTGGAAGATGCGGAGCAGGTTAAAGCACGTCTGCAGGAAGCTGCGCAGTACGTGAGTCTCGATCAAATTTGCCTGAGCCCGCAGTGTGGCTTTGCCTCCACCGAAGAGGGCAACAGCCTGAGCGAAGAGCAGCAGTGGCAGAAGATTCGTCTGGTGGTCGAGATAGCAAGAACAGTCTGGTAA
- a CDS encoding inositol monophosphatase family protein gives MSSATLTELDARYHFACDVAKTAASRALSWYQQRHQLVIEHKKDLQDVVSEADRNVEQLVKHLIHERFPDDAVLGEESGGATSGARFIWVIDPIDGTSSFINGLHTWCVSLAIVCENEAVIGVVCDPNHHETFHACRGKGAWVNDKRIQAHSAQQLDQGVLGLSSSNSQPIEPLTAFIGALLAQGGMFIRNGSGALMSAWAAAGRLIGYYEAHMNPWDGLPGIVLMREAGGITNDYLTHHGLQNGNPVLLANAAIYPQLKALLPAHLPL, from the coding sequence ATGTCATCAGCCACGCTAACCGAACTCGACGCACGCTATCACTTCGCCTGCGATGTCGCGAAAACCGCCGCCAGCCGCGCGCTATCCTGGTACCAGCAACGCCATCAGTTAGTCATTGAGCATAAAAAGGATCTGCAGGATGTGGTTAGCGAGGCGGATCGCAACGTTGAGCAGTTAGTCAAACATCTGATCCATGAGCGCTTTCCAGATGATGCGGTGCTGGGCGAAGAGAGCGGCGGCGCGACCAGCGGCGCGCGTTTTATCTGGGTGATCGATCCGATCGATGGCACCAGCAGCTTTATTAACGGCCTGCACACCTGGTGCGTTTCGCTGGCAATTGTCTGTGAAAACGAAGCGGTGATTGGTGTGGTATGCGATCCCAACCACCATGAAACCTTCCACGCTTGCCGCGGCAAAGGTGCGTGGGTCAATGACAAACGCATCCAGGCGCATAGCGCACAGCAGCTCGATCAAGGCGTGCTCGGCCTCAGCAGTTCCAATAGCCAACCGATTGAGCCACTTACCGCCTTTATTGGCGCGTTACTGGCGCAGGGCGGTATGTTTATTCGCAATGGTTCGGGTGCCTTAATGAGCGCCTGGGCGGCCGCCGGTCGACTGATCGGTTATTACGAAGCGCATATGAATCCGTGGGATGGCTTGCCGGGCATTGTACTGATGCGCGAAGCAGGCGGCATCACTAACGATTATCTCACCCATCACGGCCTGCAGAACGGTAATCCAGTGCTGCTGGCGAATGCCGCGATTTATCCACAATTGAAAGCGCTGCTGCCCGCGCATCTGCCGTTATGA
- the brnQ gene encoding branched-chain amino acid transporter carrier protein BrnQ, which produces MTHRLTSKDILALGFMTFALFVGAGNIIFPPMVGIQSGEHVWVAAFGFLITAVGLPVITVIALARVGGGIDALSSPIGKAAGLLLATVCYLAVGPLFATPRTATVSFAVGIAPLTGDGALPLFIYSLIYFALVIGISLYPGKLLDTVGHFLAPLKIFALIVLGVAVLIWPAGGVSPATDEYQRAAFSSGFVNGYLTMDTLGALVFGIVIVNAARSRGVEDAKLLTRYTMLAGIIAGVGLTLIYLTLFKLGNDSGALVAQSANGAEILHAYVQQTFGGMGSFFLAALIFVACMVTAVGLTCACAEFFAQYLPLSYKALVFILGLFSMVVSNLGLSHLIQISIPVLTAIYPPCIVLVVLSFTLKFWNKSSRIIAPTMLVSLLFGIVDAIKTTSFKDVLPLFSQHLPLADQGLSWLPPSLAMLVIAAVVDRAKGREQVAVHQ; this is translated from the coding sequence ATGACACATCGTTTAACCTCGAAGGATATCCTGGCGCTGGGCTTTATGACGTTTGCCCTGTTCGTTGGCGCAGGAAACATTATCTTCCCACCGATGGTGGGCATTCAGTCTGGCGAACACGTTTGGGTGGCTGCATTCGGCTTCCTGATTACGGCTGTTGGTCTGCCGGTGATCACCGTTATCGCGCTGGCGCGCGTCGGCGGCGGTATTGATGCGTTGAGCTCACCGATTGGCAAAGCCGCCGGTTTGCTGCTGGCAACCGTCTGCTACCTGGCTGTTGGCCCGCTGTTTGCCACGCCGCGTACCGCAACCGTCTCCTTCGCCGTGGGCATTGCCCCGCTGACCGGTGATGGCGCGCTGCCGCTGTTTATCTACAGCCTGATTTACTTCGCGCTGGTGATCGGCATCTCCCTTTATCCGGGCAAACTGCTGGATACCGTAGGCCATTTCCTCGCACCGCTGAAAATTTTTGCGCTGATTGTGCTCGGCGTGGCCGTGCTGATCTGGCCGGCTGGCGGCGTGTCGCCGGCAACCGATGAGTATCAGCGTGCGGCCTTCTCTAGCGGTTTCGTCAATGGTTACTTAACCATGGATACGCTGGGTGCCCTGGTGTTCGGTATCGTCATCGTTAACGCAGCGCGTTCACGCGGTGTGGAAGATGCGAAATTGCTGACGCGCTACACCATGCTGGCCGGTATCATCGCCGGGGTGGGCTTGACGCTGATCTACCTGACGTTGTTCAAACTGGGCAATGACAGCGGTGCATTGGTGGCACAGAGCGCCAACGGTGCCGAGATTCTGCATGCTTATGTGCAGCAGACCTTCGGCGGCATGGGCAGCTTCTTCCTTGCGGCGCTGATTTTTGTGGCCTGCATGGTGACAGCGGTTGGCCTGACCTGCGCCTGTGCGGAATTCTTTGCGCAATACCTGCCGCTGTCGTATAAAGCGCTGGTGTTTATTCTGGGTCTGTTCTCAATGGTGGTGTCGAATCTCGGCCTGAGCCATCTGATTCAGATCTCGATTCCGGTGCTGACGGCGATTTATCCGCCGTGCATCGTGCTGGTGGTGCTGAGCTTTACCCTGAAGTTCTGGAACAAAAGCTCGCGTATCATCGCGCCAACCATGCTGGTTAGCCTGCTGTTTGGTATCGTAGACGCCATCAAAACCACCAGCTTTAAAGATGTGCTGCCGCTGTTCAGTCAGCATCTGCCGCTGGCCGATCAGGGACTCTCCTGGTTGCCGCCATCGCTGGCGATGCTGGTGATTGCCGCGGTGGTGGATCGGGCAAAAGGACGTGAACAGGTTGCTGTGCATCAGTAA
- a CDS encoding acyltransferase family protein, with protein sequence MTATTSHRYRADIDGLRAVAIILVVLFHSGITTLHGGFIGVDLFFVISGFLIGGIISKEISEGRFSFYQFYLRRIRRIAPALFFMMAILLLLGFILLSPLEFSQLAKYSVAVFISVPNMLLLKSGDYFSSDADLNPLLMTWSLGIEEQFYIVLPFILLLAARLKRSMAGVVLVLSLISLAACIWLTPFASTHAFYLLPTRAWELGAGVLLALWKPQPLEGRCANWLNVIGWLLIVAASLLLSKEDSFPGWLALIPVIAACLMIGARGELNQRLLENAPMRFIGKISYSWYLWHWPLLSLARICSDHPLTAWQGLTISGVALAIAWLSWRFVEQPFRQAGNRTRWVIPGYCASSIVAAGAMVLLWQTGGMKSRVSEMVVNGESWKISAQRNPCLLDYGANFPSLNAECHPVTDRPGIALIGDSHAAALRTSVAGYALRQHKPLFQLTKASCPFLIGATRVVSQMPKHTQQCINFNQQVLKMVLSDKIDEVVISAYWASGMSLLPGAGFTALDHPEKSNLEALKFGMDQVLAQLRQAGKKVTVIEDAPSVDVDPLRFSNNRNMPIRRELSAWLGKWEAPPLLSERTKLFQFPEEAVETLLKSYQQQGVRVLSLRDNLCNQQGCMITSEGLPLYYDNNHLSPFGGEIALGKSW encoded by the coding sequence ATGACTGCGACTACCTCTCACCGCTATCGTGCGGATATTGACGGCCTGCGCGCCGTCGCTATTATATTGGTTGTTCTGTTCCACTCTGGCATCACTACGCTGCATGGCGGCTTTATTGGCGTCGATCTGTTTTTTGTTATTTCTGGTTTTTTAATTGGCGGTATCATTAGCAAGGAAATATCTGAAGGACGCTTCTCGTTTTATCAATTCTATTTACGCCGTATTCGCCGCATTGCACCAGCGCTGTTTTTTATGATGGCGATATTACTGCTGCTTGGCTTTATTCTGCTTTCACCGCTGGAGTTCAGCCAGCTGGCGAAATACAGCGTGGCGGTATTTATCTCGGTTCCGAATATGTTATTGCTGAAAAGCGGTGACTATTTTAGCAGTGATGCCGATCTCAACCCGCTGTTGATGACCTGGTCGCTCGGCATCGAAGAACAATTCTATATCGTGCTGCCGTTTATTCTGCTGCTGGCAGCTCGCCTGAAACGCTCCATGGCGGGTGTGGTGCTGGTACTGAGCCTTATTTCGCTGGCGGCCTGCATCTGGCTGACGCCTTTTGCCAGCACGCATGCCTTCTATCTGCTGCCGACACGTGCCTGGGAATTAGGGGCTGGCGTGCTGCTGGCGTTATGGAAACCGCAGCCCCTCGAAGGACGCTGCGCCAATTGGCTCAATGTGATCGGCTGGCTGCTGATCGTTGCCGCCAGCCTACTGCTGAGCAAAGAAGATAGCTTTCCCGGCTGGCTGGCGCTTATTCCAGTCATCGCAGCGTGTTTAATGATTGGCGCACGCGGTGAACTGAACCAGCGGCTGCTGGAAAACGCGCCGATGCGCTTTATCGGCAAGATCTCCTACTCATGGTATCTGTGGCATTGGCCACTGCTCAGCCTGGCACGCATCTGTAGCGATCACCCGCTCACCGCGTGGCAGGGATTGACCATCAGCGGCGTGGCATTGGCGATTGCCTGGCTGTCATGGCGGTTCGTCGAGCAGCCATTCCGTCAGGCTGGCAACCGCACGCGCTGGGTGATTCCGGGTTATTGCGCCTCCTCAATCGTTGCTGCCGGCGCGATGGTGCTGCTATGGCAAACCGGCGGTATGAAATCGCGAGTGAGTGAGATGGTTGTGAATGGCGAATCATGGAAGATTTCGGCACAACGCAATCCGTGTCTGCTGGATTACGGTGCCAATTTCCCGTCGCTGAATGCAGAGTGCCATCCCGTAACCGATCGTCCCGGTATCGCGTTGATTGGCGATAGCCACGCCGCCGCGTTACGTACCTCAGTGGCAGGATACGCGCTGCGACAACACAAGCCGCTGTTTCAACTTACCAAAGCCTCATGCCCATTCCTGATTGGCGCCACGCGCGTGGTGAGCCAAATGCCCAAACATACGCAGCAGTGCATCAACTTTAATCAGCAGGTGCTGAAGATGGTGCTGAGCGACAAGATTGATGAGGTGGTGATCAGCGCCTATTGGGCTTCTGGCATGAGTCTGTTACCCGGCGCCGGCTTTACCGCGCTCGATCATCCAGAGAAAAGCAATCTGGAAGCGCTCAAATTTGGTATGGATCAGGTGCTGGCACAGCTGCGTCAGGCAGGGAAAAAGGTTACGGTGATTGAAGATGCGCCATCGGTAGATGTCGATCCGTTACGCTTCAGCAATAACCGTAATATGCCGATTCGTCGTGAGCTGAGTGCCTGGCTCGGGAAATGGGAGGCGCCGCCGCTATTGAGCGAACGGACCAAACTGTTCCAGTTCCCGGAAGAAGCGGTTGAGACGTTATTGAAAAGCTATCAGCAGCAAGGTGTGCGCGTACTGTCGCTACGCGACAATCTGTGCAATCAACAAGGTTGTATGATCACCAGCGAAGGCCTGCCGCTCTATTACGACAATAATCATCTAAGCCCATTTGGTGGCGAGATTGCGTTAGGGAAGAGTTGGTAA